A genome region from Flavobacterium sp. CFS9 includes the following:
- a CDS encoding beta-N-acetylhexosaminidase, producing MKYLLVLLLAGVTASAQVKKEQLNLMPWPQSVVLNDGNFALNKNFKVNITGNPNPRIFGGVTRFLRRLDGRTGIFFEQGFITKLNEVPTAELQINCTKSGKIGLYEDESYHLDIKPNKITINATSDLGALHGLETLLQMLQSTNNSFYFPVSKVSDFPRFTWRGLMVDAARHFQPVDVIKRNIDGLAAMKMNVLHWHLVDDQGWRIEMKKHPKLIEKASDGMYYTQEEIKNIVKYADERGILIVPEIDVPGHASAILTAYPEIGSKVITLTGGTSEKNIQGTAIATYGIERNAGIFSPTLDPSNPKTYQLLSELFDEVCPLFPGAYFHIGGDENEGKDWDANPKIQEFKKKNKLTTNHELQTYFTMQLIPMLKKHGKQLMGWEEILTKNMSKDAIIHAWRGPNEGVVAGQSLIESVKKGYKTVMSNGYYIDLMYPVASHYLNDPMPKGADLSTEEKARVLGGEATMWTELVSPTTIDSRLWPRTAAIAERLWSAEDITDLASMRKRLDVVSFRLEELGLTHIRNKDVILRNISNNQNTDFVEEFTNVCEPLKGYKRNKGGTEYQMYSPLTLFADACTPDAKDSLAFDDAVAQYLANKTPENKTKVTAFLNKWIAVNKGLVELSANAPLIQHFLPLSKKLNDASQELLLVLDNKSTLKGDDLKNLIELCNSKDHADVELSVYESLKKLI from the coding sequence ATGAAATATTTATTAGTCCTACTATTAGCGGGTGTAACAGCTAGTGCTCAGGTTAAAAAAGAGCAGCTAAACCTTATGCCCTGGCCCCAAAGCGTTGTGTTAAATGATGGTAATTTTGCATTAAATAAAAATTTTAAAGTAAACATTACCGGAAATCCAAATCCCCGAATTTTTGGTGGAGTAACCCGTTTTTTGCGTCGACTAGATGGTAGAACCGGTATTTTTTTCGAACAGGGATTTATTACCAAATTAAATGAAGTCCCGACTGCTGAACTTCAAATCAATTGTACCAAGAGTGGAAAAATTGGTTTGTATGAAGATGAAAGCTATCATTTAGACATCAAACCAAACAAAATTACAATCAATGCAACAAGCGATTTAGGGGCACTGCACGGTCTTGAAACGTTATTGCAAATGTTGCAAAGCACAAACAATTCATTTTATTTTCCGGTATCAAAAGTCTCAGATTTTCCAAGATTTACCTGGAGAGGTCTGATGGTCGATGCGGCAAGACATTTTCAGCCGGTAGATGTAATCAAAAGAAATATTGATGGATTGGCAGCTATGAAAATGAACGTTCTTCACTGGCATTTGGTCGACGATCAGGGTTGGAGAATTGAAATGAAAAAACATCCAAAACTCATTGAAAAAGCTTCGGATGGAATGTATTACACACAAGAGGAAATTAAAAATATCGTAAAATATGCTGATGAACGCGGTATTTTAATCGTTCCGGAAATAGATGTTCCTGGTCACGCATCTGCAATACTTACAGCTTATCCTGAGATAGGAAGTAAAGTAATCACACTGACAGGAGGAACTTCTGAAAAAAATATTCAGGGAACCGCAATTGCGACCTATGGAATTGAAAGAAATGCGGGTATTTTTTCACCAACATTAGATCCTTCAAATCCTAAAACATACCAATTATTAAGTGAGTTATTTGATGAGGTTTGCCCATTATTTCCAGGTGCTTATTTTCATATCGGAGGAGATGAAAACGAAGGAAAAGACTGGGATGCAAATCCAAAAATTCAAGAATTTAAAAAGAAAAATAAGTTAACTACCAATCATGAGCTGCAGACTTATTTTACCATGCAGTTGATTCCGATGCTTAAAAAACATGGAAAACAATTAATGGGTTGGGAAGAAATTTTGACTAAAAATATGTCAAAAGATGCCATTATTCATGCGTGGAGAGGTCCTAATGAAGGAGTAGTAGCAGGTCAGTCGCTGATTGAATCCGTAAAAAAAGGATATAAAACTGTAATGTCCAATGGGTATTATATTGATTTGATGTATCCGGTGGCAAGTCATTATTTGAACGACCCTATGCCAAAAGGAGCCGATTTATCTACTGAAGAAAAAGCGAGAGTATTGGGTGGTGAAGCAACAATGTGGACAGAACTTGTATCGCCAACAACAATTGATTCCAGACTTTGGCCAAGAACTGCCGCAATTGCAGAACGACTTTGGTCAGCCGAAGACATAACCGATTTGGCCAGTATGCGTAAACGTCTTGATGTAGTTTCTTTCAGATTGGAAGAACTAGGATTGACACACATTCGTAATAAGGATGTTATTTTGAGAAACATCTCAAATAATCAGAATACAGATTTCGTAGAAGAATTTACAAACGTTTGCGAGCCTTTAAAAGGTTACAAAAGAAACAAAGGAGGAACCGAATATCAAATGTACTCTCCGTTAACTCTTTTTGCAGATGCCTGTACACCGGATGCTAAAGACTCTTTGGCTTTTGATGATGCAGTAGCACAATATTTGGCAAACAAGACTCCGGAGAATAAAACAAAAGTAACAGCATTTTTAAACAAATGGATTGCTGTAAATAAAGGACTGGTTGAATTGAGTGCAAATGCACCTTTGATACAGCACTTTTTACCCCTGTCTAAAAAATTGAATGATGCATCACAAGAACTATTACTTGTTTTAGATAACAAATCAACTTTAAAAGGAGATGATCTGAAAAATTTAATAGAGCTATGTAACAGTAAAGACCACGCTGATGTTGAGTTGTCAGTATATGAAAGTCTTAAGAAATTAATTTAA
- the nagB gene encoding glucosamine-6-phosphate deaminase translates to MKSALEIKPDISYKSAGKFEETRFEKIHNEIFRNSAEASVIVAQEIAQLIRSKQEKNKSCVLGLATGSSPIKVYEELVRMHREEGLSFSNVITFNLDEYYPMSKENNQSYHYFMHQHLFNHIDINPENVNIPDGTVAIDELNQYCIDYEMNIKNAGGLDFQLLGIGRTGHVGFNEPGSHINSGTRIITLDHITRVDASSDFNGIDNVPKRAITMGVSTIMRSKRIVLMAWGQNKADIIKRTIQGDISSEVPATFLQNHPNATFVLDQSAASELTRFKTPWLVGECIWTQELKSKAIVWLCQKTKQSILKLTDRDYNNNGMSDLLAQEGSAYDLNINMFNVLQHTITGWPGGKPNTDDSHRPERANPAKKRVILFSPHPDDDVISMGGTFSKLIKQGHDVHVVYQTSGNIAVTDDEALKFAEVAKDFLGDAASGINFKAVIEFLNNKSENQIDSLEVRKLKGLIRRRESYAATRYIGLKDENTHFLDLPFYETGQVKKNPLGPEDIAIVKDIIAQIKPHQVFAAGDLADPHGTHEVCLNAIFAAMKQLKPEKYMDDCWLWLYRGAWHEWDIHEIDMAVPLSPSEVLLKRHAILYHQSQKDRVMFQGNDSREFWVRAEDRNKNTAVLYDELGLAEYEAIEAFKRFDY, encoded by the coding sequence ATGAAAAGTGCTTTAGAAATAAAACCTGATATCAGCTATAAAAGCGCGGGGAAATTTGAAGAGACACGATTTGAGAAAATCCATAATGAAATCTTTAGAAATTCTGCAGAAGCTTCGGTAATTGTCGCACAAGAAATCGCACAATTGATCCGGTCTAAACAAGAAAAGAATAAATCTTGCGTATTAGGTTTAGCGACAGGTTCTTCTCCTATAAAAGTATATGAAGAGTTGGTAAGAATGCACAGAGAAGAAGGCTTAAGTTTTAGCAATGTAATCACTTTCAATCTGGATGAATATTATCCGATGAGCAAAGAGAACAATCAGAGCTATCATTATTTCATGCATCAGCATCTTTTTAATCATATTGACATCAATCCCGAAAATGTAAATATTCCCGATGGAACCGTTGCTATTGATGAACTGAATCAATACTGCATCGATTACGAAATGAATATTAAAAATGCAGGAGGATTAGATTTTCAATTACTGGGAATTGGCCGTACAGGTCACGTAGGTTTCAACGAACCTGGATCCCATATCAATTCCGGAACCAGAATCATTACACTGGATCATATTACCAGAGTCGATGCTTCTTCTGATTTTAACGGAATAGATAACGTTCCAAAAAGAGCGATCACCATGGGGGTTTCTACCATCATGAGATCCAAAAGAATCGTATTAATGGCTTGGGGACAAAACAAGGCCGATATCATTAAGAGAACCATTCAGGGTGATATCAGTTCAGAAGTTCCGGCTACATTTTTACAAAACCACCCTAATGCGACTTTCGTATTAGACCAGTCAGCAGCTTCAGAATTAACGCGTTTCAAAACGCCTTGGTTAGTGGGAGAATGCATCTGGACACAAGAATTAAAAAGCAAAGCAATTGTTTGGTTGTGCCAAAAAACGAAACAATCTATTTTAAAGTTAACAGACCGTGATTACAACAACAACGGAATGTCAGATCTTTTGGCGCAGGAAGGTTCTGCTTACGATTTGAACATCAATATGTTCAATGTTCTGCAGCATACCATCACCGGATGGCCAGGTGGAAAACCCAACACCGACGATTCACATCGTCCGGAAAGAGCTAATCCGGCAAAAAAACGAGTGATTCTTTTTAGTCCGCATCCTGATGATGATGTGATTTCTATGGGAGGAACTTTCTCAAAACTGATCAAACAAGGTCATGATGTACATGTGGTATATCAAACCTCCGGAAATATAGCCGTTACAGACGACGAGGCGCTTAAATTTGCCGAAGTGGCTAAGGATTTTCTTGGTGATGCTGCCTCGGGAATCAACTTTAAAGCTGTAATTGAATTTTTGAATAACAAATCAGAGAATCAAATTGATTCTTTGGAAGTTCGCAAATTAAAAGGACTTATCCGAAGAAGAGAGTCGTATGCAGCGACCCGCTACATTGGACTAAAAGATGAAAACACACACTTTTTAGATCTTCCGTTTTATGAAACCGGACAGGTGAAAAAGAATCCGCTGGGGCCTGAAGACATCGCTATTGTAAAGGACATCATTGCACAAATTAAACCGCATCAGGTATTTGCAGCGGGAGATTTGGCAGATCCACACGGTACACACGAAGTTTGTCTGAATGCCATCTTTGCAGCGATGAAACAACTGAAACCTGAAAAATATATGGACGATTGCTGGTTGTGGCTTTACCGAGGAGCCTGGCACGAATGGGACATACACGAAATTGATATGGCCGTTCCGCTTTCTCCATCAGAAGTATTGCTCAAACGTCATGCAATTTTGTACCACCAGTCACAAAAAGACCGTGTAATGTTCCAGGGTAATGACTCAAGAGAATTTTGGGTGAGAGCCGAAGACCGTAATAAAAACACAGCTGTTTTGTATGACGAATTAGGATTGGCAGAATACGAAGCAATTGAAGCTTTTAAACGTTTTGATTACTAA
- a CDS encoding RagB/SusD family nutrient uptake outer membrane protein — translation MKLNNIKKTAICMSFLAAVGCTGNFDEINTNPNGFSNDQLKDDFNDIKKGFAPMFNNIQVLGDQLESQYQLQQNLNADIWSGYMATPTPFRGGSNNTTYDLIDGWNNAIWTNAYPTVMFNAYDIANKTKGKFDHFYALSLILKVEGMHRITDIFGPIIYSQYGKNAPIAYDSQEEVYNQMFSELDFAVDELTKRADAGEPFVFKDADLSGYEGNYTSWVKFANTLRLRLAMRIVKVKPALAKAQAEKAVAHKFGVFTAKKDAFKIVSPTFTNPIATISGSWLDIRMSADMESILKGYNDPRMPIYFDKSNQFAGQFKGIRTGIAIGGKGDRENFSGIGEVVRSKTIYLVTTAEAYFLRAEGALRGWNMGGDAKSLYEAGIQASFDQREASGIAKYLTDNTSLPVAYVDPVAAVNNSAPVNNITIAWDDAATNEVKLQRIITQKWIAGFPEGQEAWSDYRRTGYPKLFPVVVNNSGGKITTELGPRRINFTSNEVLNNKEGVATGVAKLGGPDNGGTRLWWDVNAPNF, via the coding sequence ATGAAACTAAATAACATAAAAAAAACAGCTATCTGTATGTCATTTCTTGCTGCAGTAGGTTGTACAGGTAATTTTGATGAAATTAATACTAACCCTAATGGTTTCAGCAATGATCAATTAAAGGATGATTTTAATGACATCAAAAAAGGATTTGCTCCGATGTTTAACAACATTCAGGTTTTAGGGGATCAGCTTGAGTCTCAGTATCAATTACAACAGAATTTAAATGCAGATATTTGGTCAGGTTATATGGCTACTCCAACTCCTTTTAGAGGTGGAAGTAACAATACAACTTACGACTTAATTGACGGATGGAACAATGCCATTTGGACAAATGCTTATCCTACTGTAATGTTCAACGCATACGATATTGCAAATAAAACAAAAGGAAAATTTGACCATTTTTATGCACTTTCTCTTATTTTGAAAGTAGAGGGAATGCATCGTATTACAGACATTTTTGGGCCTATCATTTATTCGCAATATGGTAAAAATGCACCAATTGCTTATGATTCTCAGGAAGAAGTATACAACCAGATGTTTAGCGAGTTAGACTTTGCTGTAGATGAATTAACGAAAAGAGCAGATGCCGGAGAACCTTTTGTATTTAAAGATGCGGATTTGTCTGGTTACGAAGGAAATTACACTTCATGGGTAAAATTTGCCAATACTTTACGTCTGAGATTAGCAATGCGTATTGTAAAAGTGAAACCGGCTTTAGCAAAAGCTCAGGCTGAAAAAGCAGTAGCTCATAAGTTTGGAGTGTTTACTGCAAAGAAAGACGCGTTTAAAATTGTATCTCCAACTTTTACAAATCCTATCGCCACAATTAGTGGTTCATGGTTAGACATCAGAATGTCTGCTGATATGGAGTCTATTTTAAAAGGATACAACGATCCTAGAATGCCAATTTATTTTGATAAATCAAATCAGTTTGCGGGTCAGTTTAAAGGAATTCGTACTGGTATAGCTATTGGAGGAAAAGGAGATCGTGAGAATTTTTCAGGTATTGGAGAAGTTGTAAGATCGAAAACAATTTATTTAGTAACAACGGCTGAAGCTTATTTCTTAAGAGCAGAAGGAGCTTTAAGAGGCTGGAACATGGGAGGTGATGCTAAATCATTATACGAAGCAGGTATTCAGGCGTCATTTGACCAAAGAGAAGCTTCTGGTATTGCTAAATACTTAACGGATAATACGAGTTTACCTGTAGCATATGTTGATCCTGTTGCTGCTGTGAACAATTCAGCTCCGGTAAATAATATCACTATTGCATGGGATGATGCAGCTACAAATGAGGTGAAATTACAAAGAATTATTACTCAAAAATGGATTGCTGGTTTCCCGGAAGGTCAGGAAGCATGGTCTGATTACAGAAGAACAGGATATCCAAAACTATTCCCTGTAGTGGTAAATAATAGTGGAGGAAAAATTACTACAGAACTTGGACCTCGAAGAATCAACTTTACTTCAAATGAAGTCCTGAACAATAAAGAGGGAGTTGCAACTGGTGTAGCTAAGTTAGGTGGTCCGGATAACGGAGGAACCAGACTTTGGTGGGATGTTAATGCTCCAAATTTCTAA